The following are encoded together in the Anopheles nili chromosome 3, idAnoNiliSN_F5_01, whole genome shotgun sequence genome:
- the LOC128722705 gene encoding transcription factor Atoh8, with protein MWSEAMSTLAKMYPKLSAVELSAILMKGAAMSASLERDSGFNSGSSEHEDDLKSLDQSSRDGLISPENSSEDSVPEVKLPTSSVVVPASGALVKNKRKSSEPLRVVAETELLGPLKKRIRYADDQKPIEEQRQQPHQPHRQSRPEREDLDASSPASCSRTTTSPFRPWAPSAISPFAAPPFPSPADLLVRHPAVTTLHRAVNLKPLEQLQPLALVAKRSSESTIITPRSPQHTPDWKLHVLPPSEDSFVPPRAPPSLDDTTESLGELESSGASGGKSTSTSAAACAQTRNYKNMTRERRIEANARERTRVHTISAAYEKLRRAIPAYSNAQKLSKLSILRIACSYILTLSRMAGEDYSEDASEPSIAECVEMVTKTIQTEGKIRKKKDD; from the coding sequence GAGCCGCCATGTCCGCATCACTAGAGCGCGATTCGGGCTTTAACTCGGGCAGCTCGGAACACGAGGACGACCTCAAATCGCTAGATCAAAGCTCACGCGACGGTCTTATCAGTCCCGAAAACAGCTCCGAAGACTCCGTTCCGGAAGTGAAACTACCCACGTCGAGTGTCGTCGTACCCGCGTCCGGTGCgttggtgaaaaacaaacgcaaaagtTCCGAACCCCTGCGAGTTGTCGCGGAAACGGAGCTATTAGGACCACTAAAGAAGCGCATCCGTTACGCGGACGATCAAAAACCCATCGAAGAGCAACGACAGCAACCTCATCAACCTCATCGTCAATCGCGTCCCGAACGGGAAGATCTCGATGCAAGCTCACCGGCATCCTGCTCACGGACCACCACAAGCCCCTTCCGTCCATGGGCACCTTCGGCAATTTCTCCCTTCGCGGCACCACCATTTCCCAGCCCAGCTGATCTGCTCGTACGTCATCCAGCCGTCACCACGCTGCACCGGGCGGTTAATTTGAAGCCACTGGAACAACTCCAACCCCTAGCCCTGGTGGCTAAGAGAAGCTCAGAATCGACGATCATCACCCCGCGATCACCACAACACACCCCCGACTGGAAACTGCACGTCCTGCCACCCTCCGAGGACTCGTTCGTACCACCCCGGGCACCACCTTCGCTCGATGACACCACGGAATCGCTCGGTGAGCTCGAATCCTCGGGagcttccggtggaaaatctaCCTCCACGAGTGCCGCAGCATGTGCGCAAACGCGCAACTACAAAAACATGACACGCGAACGAAGGATCGAAGCAAACGCACGTGAACGCACGCGTGTACACACGATTTCGGCGGCGTATGAGAAGCTGCGGCGCGCCATTCCGGCGTACTCGAACGCGCAGAAACTGTCCAAGTTGTCGATCCTGCGCATCGCGTGCTCGTACATCCTTACGCTTAGCCGAATGGCCGGTGAGGACTACAGCGAGGACGCATCCGAACCATCGATCGCCGAGTGCGTCGAGATGGTGACGAAAACGATCCAGACGGAGGGCAAGATCCGGAAGAAGAAGGACGACTGA